The Gymnogyps californianus isolate 813 chromosome Z, ASM1813914v2, whole genome shotgun sequence genome has a window encoding:
- the ZNF367 gene encoding zinc finger protein 367: MAERLPPGPPVIFCQDSPKRVLVSVIKTTPIKPSSRGGGEETAPAPPVPTSPGFSDFMVYPWRWGENAHNVTLSPGGTAAPSALPPPRGGAGRAPAGDEEKAGSPGGGRHRHLKDGIRRGRPRADTVRDLINEGEHSSSRIRCNICNRVFPREKSLQAHKRTHTGERPYLCDYPDCGKAFVQSGQLKTHQRLHTGEKPFVCSENGCLSRFTHANRHCPKHPYARLKREELTDRLNKKQTADNKAVAEWLAKYWETREQRAPALKTKTIQKTDQEQQDPMEYLQSDEEDDEEKNSAHSAARRRRLQEQRERMHGALALIELANLAVAPLRQ; this comes from the exons ATGGCGGAGCGGCTGCCGCCGGGCCCCCCGGTGATTTTTTGCCAGGACTCCCCGAAGCGCGTCCTGGTTTCCGTCATCAAAACCACCCCGATCAAACCCTCCTCGCGGGGAGGCGGCGAGGAGacggcgcccgccccgcccgtCCCCACCAGCCCCGGCTTCAGCGACTTCATGGTCTACCCCTGGCGCTGGGGCGAGAACGCCCACAACGTGACCCTCAGCCCCGGCGGTACCGCCGCCCCCTcggccctcccgccgccccgcgggggAGCGGGCAGAGCCCCCGCCGGGGACGAGGAGAAGGCGGGGAGCCCGGGCGGCGGCAGGCACCGGCACCTGAAG GATGGGATAAGGCGCGGCCGTCCGAGAGCAGACACCGTCCGTGACCTGATCAATGAAGGAGAGCACTCTTCCAGCAGAATACGTTGCAATATCTGCAACAGGGTCTTTCCACGAGAGAAATCGCTGCAGGCCCACAAACGAACTCACACTG gtgaAAGGCCTTATTTGTGTGACTACCCAGATTGCGGGAAAGCCTTTGTTCAGAGTGGGCAGCTCAAAACTCACCAGCGTCTCCACACAGGGGAGAAACCTTTTGTCTGCTCAGAGAATG GCTGTTTAAGCAGATTCACGCATGCAAACCGTCATTGCCCCAAACATCCATATGCCCGACTGAAGAGGGAAGAGCTCACAGACAGGCTGAATAAGAAGCAGACAGCTGACAATAAAGCTGTGGCTGAGTGGCTAGCAAA ATACTGGGAGACTAGAGAACAGCGTGCTCCTGCTTTGAAAACTAAAACAATCCAGAAAACGGATCAGGAACAGCAGGACCCAATGGAGTATCTTCAGTCTGATGAAGAGGatgatgaagagaaaaacagcGCTCATTCAGCTGCTCGCCGCCGCCGTCTCCAGGAACAGCGTGAACGCATGCATGGCGCACTGGCTCTCATCGAGCTTGCAAACCTAGCTGTGGCACCCCTGCGACAGTAG
- the SLC35D2 gene encoding UDP-N-acetylglucosamine/UDP-glucose/GDP-mannose transporter, with protein sequence MSAGKAAGEAAGAAAPSALPRVLSALFYGTCSFLIVLVNKALLSAYSFPSPMFLGIGQMAATILILYVSKLNKIVHFPDFDKSIPVKLFPLPLIYVGNHISGLSSTSKLSLPMFTVLRKFTIPLTLLLEIIILGKRYPLSIIVSVFAIILGAFIAAGSDLSFNLEGYTFVLLNDIFTAANGVYTKQKIDPKELGKYGVLFYNACFMVVPTVIISFSTGDFQQATHFQHWTNFLFVFQFILSCLLGFLLMYSTVLCSHYNSALTTTVVGAIKNISIAYIGMLIGGDYIFSVLNFIGLNICMAGGLRYSFLTLRGNSKPTQPGDEENALPESKS encoded by the exons ATGAGTGCCGGGAAGGCcgcgggggaggcggcgggcgccgccgcGCCCTCGGCGCTGCCCAGGGTGCTCTCAGCCCTCTTCTACGGGACGTGCTCCTTCCTCATCGTGCTCGTCAACAAGGCCCTGCTCAGCGCCTACAG cttcccatcaCCAATGTTTCTTGGAATTGGACAG atGGCAGCCACTATACTTATCTTGTATGTGTCAAAATTAAATAAGATTGTTCACTTCCCTGATTTTGACAAAAGTATACCTGTGAAG TTGTTTCCTCTGCCTCTGATTTATGTTGGAAACCACATAAGTGGATTATCAAGTACCAGCAAACTCAG tttgCCGATGTTTACAGTGCTCAGGAAGTTTACCATTCCACTTACTTTACTGCTGGAAATCATCATACTTGg GAAACGATACCCACTGAGTATTATAGTCAGCGTATTTGCCATCATTCTTGGGGCTTTCATAGCAGCTGG GTCTGATCTGTCTTTTAATCTGGAGGGCTACACCTTTGTATTGCTAAATGATATCTTCACAGCGGCAAATGGAGTttacacaaagcagaaaatcGATCCAAAG gAGTTGGGAAAATATGGTGTCCTTTTCTATAATGCTTGTTTCATGGTGGTTCCAACAGTTATTATTAGCTTTTCCACTGGAGACTTTCAGCAG gcaacacatttccagcactggacaaattttttatttgtctttcaaTTTATTCTTTCCTGCTTGTTGGG GTTTCTCTTGATGTATTCTACTGTCCTATGCAGTCATTACAATTCTGCGCTCACAACGACAGTAGTTGGTGCGATTAAG aataTATCCATCGCTTACATCGGAATGTTGATTGGTGGAGATTATATATTCTCCGTGTTAAACTTTATAGGGCTAAATATTTG tatgGCAGGAGGACTGAGATACTCGTTTTTAACCTTAAGAGGAAACAGCAAGCCTACGCAACCTGGGGATGAAGAGAATGCACTTCCTGAGTCAAAGAGTTAG